A genomic segment from Spinacia oleracea cultivar Varoflay chromosome 3, BTI_SOV_V1, whole genome shotgun sequence encodes:
- the LOC130470567 gene encoding uncharacterized protein: MENTINPDTKRPYSITMIERLMHDIHFAVDPYNSSKKQALDVIHRLVKKFPIKRSPMRLRLTVGEKNFSTILEKLGTWNGEIVTMDESGTQFSVDDQKMAARLANTMCNSLKGRPALGRIFQGKEPPQFVAIFQPMVVLKVLAGIESIGIRKSTRP, from the exons ATGGAAAACACCATTAATCCTGACACGAAACGCCCTTACTCGATAACTATGATCGAACGTTTGATGCATGACATCCATTTTGCTGTTGATCCTTATAACAGTTCCAAAAAGCAG GCACTAGATGTTATTCACCGGCTTGTAAAGAAATTTCCCATCAAAAGATCTCCAATGAGACTTCGACTTACTGTTGGTGAGAAGAATTTTTCCACTATATTGGAGAAGCTAGGCACTTGGAATGGTGAGATTGTGACTATGGATGAATCTGGAACTCAATTTTCAGTT GATGACCAGAAGATGGCAGCAAGGTTGGCTAACACAATGTGCAATTCACTTAAAGGAAGACCTGCCCTG GGTCGTATTTTCCAAGGAAAGGAGCCACCTCAATTTGTTGCTATATTTCAGCCTATGGTTGTGCTAAAGGTACTTgcagggatcgagtcgattggaattagaaagtcaacacggccttaa